The genomic segment GACGCCAACGGGCCGATGCAGCTGACCCCGGCCGTCTGGGACAAGTGGGCGCGCAGCGCCGGTGGCGCGGGCGCACCCGATCCGCAGAACCTCGACGACGCCGCGCTGACCGCCGCCCGCGCGCTGTGCGCCGACGGCCGTGACCTGTCCGACGGCCCGACCTGGTGGAACGCGGTCAGCTCACTGCAGGACGCGCCGCTGTTCCTGCACCGCGTGCTGGCCACCGCGAACGTCTACGGCACGGTCGCGAAGACCGACGCGCCGCCGAAGACCTCGGTGCTCAAGGCGGTCTACTTCGCCATCGAGAAGATCGGCCTGCCGTACGTGTGGGGCGGCAACGGCATCGAAGGCGGGCACGAGGGCTTCGACTGCTCGGGCCTGACCACCGCCGCGTACGGGAACGCGGGCATCACGCTCAAGCGCACCGCGCACTGGCAGTACGGCAGCGTGCCGCTGGTGCCGGTGGCGGAGGAACCGCAGCTGGGCGACCTGGTGTTCTTCGGCAACCCGTCGACGAAGATCCACCACGTCGGCATCTACGTGGGGAACAAGCAGATGGTGGACGCGCCGACGTTCGGGCAGGCCGTGCAGGTGCACGCCTACCGCCGCCCCGGCGACGATTACGCCGGAGCGGGCCGCCCCGCCGTCTAAAGGAGTGGACGGGGTGGGGCGCGGGCTTGTAGCTTGCGGTCGACCGTGACACCGCCCGAGGAGGTGAGACCCATGAACGCTGTAGCGATGTGGGTGCTCCCCCTTCCGATCACGGCCGGGCGATCGATGTAGGTGTCGCCGGGAGCGCCTCGACCACTCCCGAAGGGCAACACCTCCATGTTTGACGTGATCATCGCCGGGTGCGGGCCGACCGGCGCGATGCTGGCCGCCGAACTGCGGCTGCACGATGTGCGGGTACTCGTGCTGGAAAAGGAAACCGAACCCGTTTCGGTCGTCCGCATCGTCGGCCTGCACATCCGCAGCCTCGAACTGATGGCCATGCGCGGACTGCTGGAGCGTCTTCTCGAACACGGAAGACGACGTCCGGCAGGCGCCTTCTTCGCCGCCATCGACAAACCCGCGCCCCCGGACGTCGATTCCGCACACGCCTACCTGCTGGGTATCCCGCAGCCGGTCATCGTGCGCGTTCTGGAAGAACACGCGATCCACCTCGGTGCGCAGATCCGGCGGGGTGCCGCAGTGGCCGGCTTCGAACAGGACGACGAGGGCGTGACCGTCGAACTGGCCGATGGTGAGCGGCTGCGTGCGCGCTATCTCGTCGGTTGTGACGGCGGGCGCAGTATCGTGCGCAAGCTGCTCGGCGTCGGCTTTCCCGGCGAGCCCTCGCGGACCGAGACGCTGATGGGCGAACTGGAAGTCGGGGTGCCGCCGGAGGAGATCGCCGCCAAGGTGACCGGAATCCACCAGTCGTTCAGCCTCCAGCCTTTCGGCGAAAGGGTTTATCGCGTGGTGGTCCCCGCCGTGGGACTCAGCGCGGAACCGCCCACCATCGACGATTTCCGGCAAGCGCTGCACGCCATCGCCGGGACCGATTTCGGCGTGCATTCCCCGCGTTGGCTGTCCCGTTTCGGGGATGCCACCCGGCTGGCCGACCGCTACCGGGTCGGGCGGGTGCTGCTGGCCGGCGACGCGGCCCACATCCACCCGCCCGCCGGTGGGCAGGGCCTCAACCTCGGCGTCCAGGACGCAGTCAACCTCGGCTGGAAACTGGCCGCCCAGGTCCGCGGCTGGGCGCCGGAGTCCCTTTTGGACACCTACCAGACCGAACGTCATCCGGTCGCCGAGGAAGTCCTGGACAACACCCGCGCCCAGGTGGCGCTTTCGTCCCCCGAACCGGGCGCGCGGGCCCTGCGCAGGCTGCTCACCGAACTGATGGACTTCGACGAGGTGAACCGCTACCTGCTCGAGAAGATCACCGCGATCGGCATCCGCTACGACTTCGGCGACGGGCCCGACCTGCTCGGCCGCCGCCTGCGCGATATCGACGTGGCACAAGGCCGCCTCTACGACCTGCTGCGCCACGGGCGCGGCCTGCTGCTGGACCGCACCGGACGCCTGACCACCGGCGGCTGGTCCGACCGGGTCGACCACCTCGCGGATCCCACCGTGGCACTGGATGTTCCCGGCGTCCTGCTCCGGCCGGACGGCCACGTCGCCTGGACCGGCGACGACCAACGAGACCTGGACGACCACCTCACCCACTGGTTCGGCGAGTCCGCGTCAGGTGCCGTCGGCGGCTTCGATGACGTGGTCCAGGACCTCCCGTGAGCGGGCCAGGTCGGCCATCATGCGGTCGATGCGTTCGCGTTCGGCGGTGAGGTCGGCGACCAGCTGAGCGTCCGCGAGTTCGGAGGGGCCGCCGTCGGCGTCGCGCAGGCACGGGAGCAGGCGCGCGATCTTCCTGCTGGGCAAGCCGGCGGCGAACAGCTCCTGGATCCGGATGACCCGGTCGACGGCGGCCTCCGGGTACTCGCGGTGCCCGCCCGGGGTGCGCGACGAGGCGAGCAGGCCCTGCTGCTCGTAGTACCGCAGCGAACGCTCGCTCACGCCGGTGCGGTGAGCCAGTTCACCGATCCGCACGCCGCCTCCCGGCCGAGAACAGTTGAACCTGACACTGGTGTCAACTTCTACCGTAGCGCGCATGACCAGCGAACCCGTGCTCGCGCGCCCGGAGCACCACGGCCAGCACCGGCAGCAGCAGGACCAGTGCGGCCACCGGGAACGCACCGGCGCCGAAGTGGTCGAGCAGCAGGCCACCGGCCACACCCCCACCGGCCATCGCCGCGTTCCACAGGGTCACGAGCATGGCCTGCGCGGTGTCCGCGGCGTCCCCGCCCGCCTGCCCGGCGGCGGTCTGCAGCAGCGTCGGCACCCCGCCCCAGCCGAGTCCCCACAACGCGACGGCAAGGTACACCAGCGGCGCGTCGCCCGAGAACACCCCGAGGATCGCGGCCGCCACACCGACGAGCACCGTGCCCGCGACGGTCAGCACGCGCAGCCGCCGGTCGATGTGGGCGCCGACCACCCAGATGCTCACCATCGACGCGATCCCGAAGATCAGCAGCACCAGGTCGACCGAAGCACCGAGTCCCGCGCGCTCCAGGAACGTGGCGATGTAGGTGTACAGGATCGTGTGGGCCAGCACGAAAACCAGCGTCACCACCAGGATCGGCGCCACCCCGGGCACGGCGAGCGTGCGCCGGAGCGGGATCCGGCCGCCACCGGTCTGCCCGGGGAAATCCGGGACGGCCACGGCGATCCAGCCCAGCAGCACCACGGCGAGCACCGACATCACGCCGAAGGAGGCGCGCCAGCCCACCGCGCCGCCGAGGAACGTACCGGCGGGCACGCCGAGCGAGAGCGCGAGCGGGATGCCCGCCATCACGATCGCGATCGCCTTGCCCTGCAAGCGTTCGGGCGCGAGCCGTCGCGCGTATCCGGCCAGGAGGGCCCAGACCACTCCGGCCGCGACCCCGGCGACGAACCGGGCGACCATGGTCAGCGCGTAGTCCCCGGACACCGCGGTGACCGTGTTGGCCACCGCGAACCCCGCGATCCCGGCCAGGAGCAAACGTTTGCGCCGCCAGCCCGCGGTGGCCACTGTCAGCGGGATCGCGGCGAGCGCGGTGCCGATCGCGTAGACGGTCACGGTCTGCCCGGCGGCCGATTCGCCGACGCCCAGGTCAGTGCTCAGTGCGGGCAGGACCCCGGCGGGCAGCGCCTCGGTCAGCACGGTGATGAACGCAGCGGTGGTCAACGCCAGCAAGGCGGGCAGCGGGAGTCTCATGCCGCCCATGCTCGAACCGTCACATCGGTGTGAAGGTCAACCACGAACCCAGTGAGGTGGCACACATGCGCATCGGCGCACTGTCCGAACGGACCGGCATCCCCCGCAGGCTGCTGCGGTACTACGAGGAACAGGGGCTGATCGTCGCCGATCGCCTGCCCAACGGTTATCGCGACTACGCCGACTACAACGTGGACCGGGTGGCGCAGATCCGCGGGCTGCTCGACGCCGGGCTGCCGACGCGGCTGATCAAGCAGATCCTGCCCTGCCTGAACCGGCCGCGCGCGATCCACTTCCCCGACGCCACCCCGGAAATGCTGGCGGCGCTGGAGAACGAGCGCGACCGGATCGCCGGCCGCATCGACTGCCTGACCCGCAACCGTGACGCCATCTCCGGTTATCTGGACGCCGTGCGTGCCTACCGCTGAACGCCGAGCGCGTCGAGCAACCACGCGTGCGCCTGGCCGACGGTGACCGCCTCGCCGGTCACCTCGCCGACCAGTTCCCAGTACCGGCGCAGGCGCGGATTCCGTTCCACGGCAAGGCTTGTGTGCAGTGAGCGCCGGAATTCCGGGGTGTCGCCGGTGCGGCCGAGTACGGCGTAGGCGTCGACGAACCGGTCGAGCGCGGCGCCGGGTTCGGGCCGCTGCCCGGCGAGCACGAGTGGCCGGGCCAGGTCGCAGGCCACGCCGATGCCGTCGTGCAACGCGGCCTGGTCGGCGATCCGCGGCCGCCGGCGCAATCCGGTCCGCAGTTTGGTGTCGTCGACGAGCGCGACCATTTCCGCGTAGGCGACCACTTGAGCCGGTGTCGGGTCTTCGGGTGGCGTCGGCACGCTGCTGGCGAGGAACATCTCGACCGTGTCCGCGGGCACAGGGCCGAGGAAGTCGTTGCGCCAGAAGCCGTTCAGCACTTCACGGGCTGCGCGGCCGTCCCCCACCGCGGCGAGCAGGTCCAGGCGTGCGCCCGTCTCGACCGCGCGCAACGAAGCACGGCGCCAGGCGAGGGCCGCCAGTTCGGCGTCGAGCGCGGCCCGTTCGGCAGTGACCGCTTCGGCGACCGACCGCTGCCCGGCCAGCACCTGCCGGATCGACGGCAACCCCAGCCCGAGCCCGCGCAACCGGCGGATGAGCGTGAGCCGCTCGACCGCGGTGACGTCGAACCGGCGGTGCCCGCCCGCGCTGCGCACCGGTTCGAGAATGCCCTCGTCGCAGTAGAAGCGGACCGTGCGCACGGGCACGCCGGTGCGCCGGGCCAGCTCACCGATACCGAGTACTGTGATCGCGGTCACCATTCGTCGAACCTCCACCCCGGTGGAATTCCTACGGTAGGGGACATGGATCTCACCTGGCTCACGAACGCCCTGCACACCCACACCGCCGGCTTCGCCGAGGCCGCCGAGGGCGGTGACCCGGCCACCCGTGTGCCGACCTGTCCGGAGTGGCGATTGCGGGACCTCGTCGGGCACATCGGCCAGGCCCACCGCTGGGCCGCCGGCATGGTGCGCACCCGGGAACCGGCCGCGGTGCCCGATCCCCTGGAAGCCGACCCGCCGGCGGACTGGACCCGCTGGCTCACCGAAGGCGCCACCGAACTGGCCGACGCCGTACGCACCACCGGCGCCGACACCACGGTGACCACGCTCCTCGGCCCGGGCCCGGCGGTGTTCTGGTTGCGCCGCATGCTGCACGACACCGTGGTCCACCACGCCGACGCCACCCTCACCACCGGCCGGACCACCTTCGAAATCGCGCCGGACGTCGCCACCGACGCCCTCGACGAGGGTTTGGGCTTGATGTCCACGCCCGGCGCCGAGAAGGTCAAGCCAGGGCTGGCCGAACTGGCGGGCAACGGGGAGAAACTGTTGCTGCGGGCGGAAACCACCGGATGGTTGATCACCAGGACCCCTTCCGGGCCGACCTGCTCCCGTGCCGTCGGCGACGCGGACGTGACGGTCGAAGGCAGTGAGCGCGACCTGCTGCTGGTAGTGACCCGGCGCCTCTCCCCCGACCAGCTCACCGTCACCGGCGATCGCGCCCTTCTCGACCACTGGCTCAGCCGAACCGCCCTCTGACCGCCGGTCCTGCCTCCGGCACCCCGCCCTCGAAGTTGACAGGCAGCCGAATGGCTGCCTATCTTATGGGCAGCCAGTTGGCTGCCTATTCGAGGTGAGACGATGGACGAGGTGTTCAAGGCGCTGGCCGATGCCAGTCGCCGGCGGCTGCTCGACCGGTTGAACGCACGCGACGGGCAGACCCTGCGCGAGCTCTGCTCGGAACTGGACATGGCGCGGCAGTCGGTCAGCAAGCACCTGGCCGTGCTGGAGGCGGCGAACCTGGTCACCACGGTCCGGCGAGGCCGGGAGAAGTGGCACTACGTCAACGCCGACCCGATCAACGCCATCGCCGACCGCTGGATCAGCCGGTACCACCGCGAGCGGGTGCGCGCACTCGCCGACCTGAAGACCGCATTGGAGAGCAAACCCATGAGCAAGCCCGAGTTCGTCCACACCAGCTACATCAAGACCACCCCGGAAGAGCTGTGGCAGGCGCTGACCGACCCCGCCTTCACCATCCGCTACTGGGGCGCGGTGCTGGAATCGGAGTGGACCAAGGGCGCGCCGGTCACCTGGGAGCAGAACGGCTGGAAGTCCGCCGATCCCGAGCAGGTGGTGCTGGAGTCCGACCCGTACCGGCGCCTGTCCTACACCTGGCACAGCTTCACCCCGGACTTCGCCGGGCTCATGGAGGTGGACCCGGACTTCGTCAAGCAGGCCGCCGCCGAGCCGAGGTCCAAGGTGACCTTCGACCTCGAACCGGCGGGCGAGGTGGTGAAGCTGACCGTGCGGCACGACGGGTTCGAGCCGGGCAGCACCGTGCTGGAGGCGGTCCAGGGTGGCTGGCCGCACATCCTGTCGAGCCTGAAGTCCCTGGTGGAGACCGGCGAACCGCTGCCGGAGCCCGAGCCGATCGAGGACTAGAGGCGGTCGAGCGCGGCCACGCGCGCCGCGTCCAGGCCGGGGGTGTTGTTGTGCCCGGTGCCGTCCACCAGCACCAGTTCGGCACCGGGCCAGGCCCGCGCGAGTTCCCACGGCGTCCCGACCAGGTTCGACAGGTCGAGCACGCCCTGCACGATCACCCCGGGGATACCGGCCAGCTTCCCGGCGTCGCGCAGCACGGCACCTTCGGCCAGCCAGCTGCCGTTGGCGAAGTAGTGCGTGACGATCCGCGCGAACGCCATCCGAAATTCGGGGCTCGCGTACCGCGGACTCGGGCCGGGCACGGTAGGCACGATCGCGTCTTCCCAGTCGCACCAGGCTCGTGCCGCGCGTTCGCGGACTTCGGGGTCCGGGTCGAAGAGCAGCCGGTGGTAACCGGTGGCGATCTCCCCGTCCGGCACGAGTTCGCGGAACCGCGCGTAAGCCTCCGGGAACATCGCGCCCAGGCCGCGCGTGAGCAGGTCGGTTTCGAGTCGCCGTCCGGTGGCCACGCCGGAATGCAGCATCCCGGTGACGCGCTCCGGATGCCGTTCGGCGTAGACCAGTCCGAGCACCGAACCCCATGAGGCACCCGAAACCAGCCAGCTTTCGATGCCGAGCGCGGTCCGCAGTGCTTCGATGTCGGCGACCAGGTGGTGGGTGGTGTTCCGGGACAGGTCGATGTCCGGCTCGCTCGCGTGCGGGGTGCTGCGGCCGCAGTTGCGCTGGTCGAACAACACGACCCGGAAGCGTTCGGGGTCGAACAACCGGCGTGCTCCCGGCGTGCAGCCCGAACCGGGGCCGCCGTGCAGCACCAGCGCGGGTTTTCCGGCCGGATTCCCGCATTCCTCCCAATAGAGGGAATTGCCGTCGCCGACGTCCAGCATCCCGTGCCGGTACGGTTCTGTCTCCGGATGGAGCCCGGTCACCATTTCCTCCGGTATTCCGTGGGGGTACAGCCGGTCAGTGCGCGAAAATCGCGGTTCAGATGTGCTTGGTCGGCGTAACCGGCGACCGCGGCGATCTCGGCGAGTGAAAGCCCACCGGTCATCAGCACGGCGGCATGACGCAGGCGCGCGACCCGGCCCGCGGTTTTCAGGCTCAGCCCGATCTGCTCGCGGAAGCGGAGGTTCAGGTGCTGGCGGGTCCAGCCGATCTGGTCCGCGAGCCGGTCGATCCGCACCCGGCCGCCCGTGTTTTCCAGGTGGCGCCACGCTCCGAACACTGGCGCGTCGAGTGCATGACCGTCGCTCAGCCACTCGGTAAAGCGCTCGTCGAGCAGCCGGAACCGCGCGGCCCAGCCACGCGTTTCGGCGAGTTCCTCGGTCAGCACCCGGCCGCGCACACCGAGCAGTTCGGTGAGCCCGACATTCGTGTTCGCGATTTCCTTCAACGGCAGGCCGAGCAACGAGAATGCGCCGAGCGGGGTCAGTCCGATG from the Amycolatopsis magusensis genome contains:
- a CDS encoding maleylpyruvate isomerase family mycothiol-dependent enzyme; protein product: MDLTWLTNALHTHTAGFAEAAEGGDPATRVPTCPEWRLRDLVGHIGQAHRWAAGMVRTREPAAVPDPLEADPPADWTRWLTEGATELADAVRTTGADTTVTTLLGPGPAVFWLRRMLHDTVVHHADATLTTGRTTFEIAPDVATDALDEGLGLMSTPGAEKVKPGLAELAGNGEKLLLRAETTGWLITRTPSGPTCSRAVGDADVTVEGSERDLLLVVTRRLSPDQLTVTGDRALLDHWLSRTAL
- a CDS encoding MFS transporter; amino-acid sequence: MRLPLPALLALTTAAFITVLTEALPAGVLPALSTDLGVGESAAGQTVTVYAIGTALAAIPLTVATAGWRRKRLLLAGIAGFAVANTVTAVSGDYALTMVARFVAGVAAGVVWALLAGYARRLAPERLQGKAIAIVMAGIPLALSLGVPAGTFLGGAVGWRASFGVMSVLAVVLLGWIAVAVPDFPGQTGGGRIPLRRTLAVPGVAPILVVTLVFVLAHTILYTYIATFLERAGLGASVDLVLLIFGIASMVSIWVVGAHIDRRLRVLTVAGTVLVGVAAAILGVFSGDAPLVYLAVALWGLGWGGVPTLLQTAAGQAGGDAADTAQAMLVTLWNAAMAGGGVAGGLLLDHFGAGAFPVAALVLLLPVLAVVLRAREHGFAGHARYGRS
- a CDS encoding FAD-dependent monooxygenase, whose protein sequence is MFDVIIAGCGPTGAMLAAELRLHDVRVLVLEKETEPVSVVRIVGLHIRSLELMAMRGLLERLLEHGRRRPAGAFFAAIDKPAPPDVDSAHAYLLGIPQPVIVRVLEEHAIHLGAQIRRGAAVAGFEQDDEGVTVELADGERLRARYLVGCDGGRSIVRKLLGVGFPGEPSRTETLMGELEVGVPPEEIAAKVTGIHQSFSLQPFGERVYRVVVPAVGLSAEPPTIDDFRQALHAIAGTDFGVHSPRWLSRFGDATRLADRYRVGRVLLAGDAAHIHPPAGGQGLNLGVQDAVNLGWKLAAQVRGWAPESLLDTYQTERHPVAEEVLDNTRAQVALSSPEPGARALRRLLTELMDFDEVNRYLLEKITAIGIRYDFGDGPDLLGRRLRDIDVAQGRLYDLLRHGRGLLLDRTGRLTTGGWSDRVDHLADPTVALDVPGVLLRPDGHVAWTGDDQRDLDDHLTHWFGESASGAVGGFDDVVQDLP
- a CDS encoding MerR family transcriptional regulator, which encodes MRIGELAHRTGVSERSLRYYEQQGLLASSRTPGGHREYPEAAVDRVIRIQELFAAGLPSRKIARLLPCLRDADGGPSELADAQLVADLTAERERIDRMMADLARSREVLDHVIEAADGT
- a CDS encoding MerR family transcriptional regulator; the protein is MRIGALSERTGIPRRLLRYYEEQGLIVADRLPNGYRDYADYNVDRVAQIRGLLDAGLPTRLIKQILPCLNRPRAIHFPDATPEMLAALENERDRIAGRIDCLTRNRDAISGYLDAVRAYR
- a CDS encoding MerR family transcriptional regulator; translated protein: MVTAITVLGIGELARRTGVPVRTVRFYCDEGILEPVRSAGGHRRFDVTAVERLTLIRRLRGLGLGLPSIRQVLAGQRSVAEAVTAERAALDAELAALAWRRASLRAVETGARLDLLAAVGDGRAAREVLNGFWRNDFLGPVPADTVEMFLASSVPTPPEDPTPAQVVAYAEMVALVDDTKLRTGLRRRPRIADQAALHDGIGVACDLARPLVLAGQRPEPGAALDRFVDAYAVLGRTGDTPEFRRSLHTSLAVERNPRLRRYWELVGEVTGEAVTVGQAHAWLLDALGVQR
- a CDS encoding ArsR/SmtB family transcription factor, producing MDEVFKALADASRRRLLDRLNARDGQTLRELCSELDMARQSVSKHLAVLEAANLVTTVRRGREKWHYVNADPINAIADRWISRYHRERVRALADLKTALESKPMSKPEFVHTSYIKTTPEELWQALTDPAFTIRYWGAVLESEWTKGAPVTWEQNGWKSADPEQVVLESDPYRRLSYTWHSFTPDFAGLMEVDPDFVKQAAAEPRSKVTFDLEPAGEVVKLTVRHDGFEPGSTVLEAVQGGWPHILSSLKSLVETGEPLPEPEPIED
- the pip gene encoding prolyl aminopeptidase, with translation MVTGLHPETEPYRHGMLDVGDGNSLYWEECGNPAGKPALVLHGGPGSGCTPGARRLFDPERFRVVLFDQRNCGRSTPHASEPDIDLSRNTTHHLVADIEALRTALGIESWLVSGASWGSVLGLVYAERHPERVTGMLHSGVATGRRLETDLLTRGLGAMFPEAYARFRELVPDGEIATGYHRLLFDPDPEVRERAARAWCDWEDAIVPTVPGPSPRYASPEFRMAFARIVTHYFANGSWLAEGAVLRDAGKLAGIPGVIVQGVLDLSNLVGTPWELARAWPGAELVLVDGTGHNNTPGLDAARVAALDRL
- a CDS encoding helix-turn-helix transcriptional regulator → MGSWALVVPREEVDRLDGTHVFAAPHPRLAAHVLSYTAQDFRQYERRTWRIAPLGVITLAIDFETPIRRLESGMVLPFSSVAGLRDRPMVIEESPGHSRGISIGLTPLGAFSLLGLPLKEIANTNVGLTELLGVRGRVLTEELAETRGWAARFRLLDERFTEWLSDGHALDAPVFGAWRHLENTGGRVRIDRLADQIGWTRQHLNLRFREQIGLSLKTAGRVARLRHAAVLMTGGLSLAEIAAVAGYADQAHLNRDFRALTGCTPTEYRRKW
- a CDS encoding C40 family peptidase; translation: MAEEPRQRPFRRALVIAVVAVAVATGVFVLANRQDDAPLANSTGAANTAPPVTTEPPAPPSTPQPQPGAAALPASPGKALDDWAAKYSTWLEIPQRSMLAYAKATITMSQEQPECHVSWVTLAGIGKNATDHGRAGGGVINEDGRPAQPIGTVELLDFNGTVVSELDANGPMQLTPAVWDKWARSAGGAGAPDPQNLDDAALTAARALCADGRDLSDGPTWWNAVSSLQDAPLFLHRVLATANVYGTVAKTDAPPKTSVLKAVYFAIEKIGLPYVWGGNGIEGGHEGFDCSGLTTAAYGNAGITLKRTAHWQYGSVPLVPVAEEPQLGDLVFFGNPSTKIHHVGIYVGNKQMVDAPTFGQAVQVHAYRRPGDDYAGAGRPAV